In the genome of Vicia villosa cultivar HV-30 ecotype Madison, WI linkage group LG7, Vvil1.0, whole genome shotgun sequence, one region contains:
- the LOC131618430 gene encoding LOB domain-containing protein 19-like: MDYYGGKIGGSDQRGNGGGGGPCGACKFLRRKCVKGCIFAPYFDSDQGTVHFAAVHKVFGASNASKLLMRVPVHKRLDAVVTLCYEALARARDPVYGCVAHIFALQQQVMSLQAELTYVQATLATMQHLPINPQNSSPTLHSSANHLGTNADMISASNFMSMHIDPHQQLSASLDLSSFFNQSDQQQLEDDELQALAREFVSRYLPGVRFQPSNSN; this comes from the exons ATGGATTATTATGGAGGAAAGATTGGTGGAAGTGATCAAAGAGGtaatggtggtggtggtgggccATGTGGTGCTTGCAAGTTTTTGAGAAGAAAGTGTGTAAAAGGTTGCATATTTGCACCCTATTTTGATTCGGACCAAGGAACGGTTCATTTTGCGGCGGTTCATAAGGTGTTTGGTGCTAGTAATGCCTCTAAGTTACTCATGCGTGTTCCGGTTCATAAACGTCTTGATGCTGTTGTTACTCTTTGTTATGAGGCTCTTGCTAGGGCTAGAGACCCTGTTTATGGCTGTGTTGCTCATATCTTTGCACTTCAACAACAG GTCATGAGCTTGCAGGCAGAGCTAACATATGTTCAGGCGACTCTTGCGACAATGCAGCACCTCCCGATCAACCCTCAAAACTCTTCGCCGACTCTACATTCTTCCGCGAATCACTTAGGAACAAATGCAGACATGATAAGTGCCTCGAATTTCATGTCCATGCACATTGATCCTCATCAACAACTTTCAGCATCATTGGACTTGAGTAGCTTCTTCAATCAATCAGATCAACAACAACTTGAGGATGATGAACTCCAAGCTTTGGCTAGAGAGTTTGTCTCTAGGTACTTGCCTGGAGTGAGATTTCAGCCTTCTAATTCTAACTAG
- the LOC131616726 gene encoding uncharacterized protein LOC131616726 yields MMDSSKREEEDDDLFLPVPPDLVHPPHQILPSSPPPPPPDPPSFSLSEIVLFPSPSSSDSPPSHSSAESPPPSHQPTTTTTTTEPFFISPDPHLSSQFYTFNPDSHSLMINCLLQNRLATPSEIRAATPRTVLKSWRTVWKDRNEETAYLTAWKRIQDKLTARVDQNGNHFLCFKNNTNQFVSHTNQWQDIVMNFHSDADLKHLGVKDTVDRIKQVWTVGAKFYGIPESYIRVCIAACSICSGAASGSSLTDAAAAARNKRRRFEYTESFDVPAKEVPSRLQQLAAKHKVVLCIRQKYIRYKPFMAEVKDYACHRAGQPAAAKKSKILKREPYASKRCGCGFRIRAIVPIANYNEKDKSFVYEEEGMAVFKLYAVHSGHEPGPLDGNARIMHRVVGHKGGYLMDQDADVYGVSEEMDNEGFGLMGKDEGDLQFSVLQQVQELRVEVGMLEGRVSKIPQELLGSVSRDLFDVVNRIRSIGEVGLKPMGLLPTDKSHADDVLVGDNDLANWSNHHHERIYGDDKDTELIEDDEDSFGRTLGEVVSWGDHIRTECRSQKDLINETCKPEKWLKCSDFDEKSILDCEDTKLTKPIRHDEAIVSDVGLGSIHVDSFYQDNPKWYDSPCALGTGADCEDTGFRHGEIL; encoded by the coding sequence ATGATGGATTCAagcaaaagagaagaagaagacgatGATCTTTTCCTCCCAGTCCCACCGGATCTGGTGCACCCTCCACACCAGATCCTCCCCTCCTCACCACCACCACCCCCACCAGATCctccctctttctctctctccgAAATCGTTCTCTTCCCTTCCCCCTCCTCCTCCGACTCACCTCCTAGTCACTCCTCCGCCGAGTCACCACCACCGAGTCACCAAcccaccaccacaacaacaacgacaGAACCCTTCTTCATAAGCCCTGACCCTCACCTCTCCTCCCAATTCTACACATTCAACCCCGACTCCCACTCCCTCATGATCAACTGCCTCCTCCAAAACCGCCTCGCCACCCCCTCCGAGATCCGCGCCGCAACTCCACGCACCGTCCTCAAATCATGGCGGACCGTCTGGAAAGACCGCAACGAAGAAACCGCTTACCTCACCGCATGGAAACGAATCCAAGACAAGTTAACAGCGCGTGTCGACCAAAACGGGAACCACTTTCTCTGCTTCAAGAATAACACGAATCAGTTCGTTTCGCACACGAATCAGTGGCAAGACATTGTTATGAATTTTCATAGTGACGCTGATCTTAAGCATCTTGGGGTTAAGGACACTGTTGATAGGATTAAACAGGTTTGGACTGTTGGAGCGAAGTTCTATGGGATTCCTGAGAGTTACATTCGTGTTTGTATTGCCGCTTGTTCGATTTGCTCCGGGGCAGCGTCTGGATCTAGTCTTACCGATGCTGCCGCGGCTGCGAGGAACAAGCGGCGGAGATTTGAGTATACTGAATCGTTTGATGTGCCTGCTAAGGAAGTTCCTAGTAGGTTACAGCAACTTGCTGCTAAGCATAAGGTTGTGCTTTGTATTAGGCAGAAGTATATTAGGTATAAGCCTTTTATGGCGGAGGTTAAGGATTATGCTTGCCATAGAGCGGGTCAACCTGCTGCTGCGAAGAAATCGAAGATTTTGAAGAGGGAGCCTTATGCTTCGAAGAGGTGTGGATGTGGGTTTAGGATTAGGGCTATTGTTCCGATTGCGAATTATAATGAGAAGGATAAGAGTTTTGTGTATGAGGAAGAGGGGATGGCGGTTTTTAAATTGTATGCTGTGCATTCGGGACATGAGCCGGGGCCGTTGGATGGGAATGCTAGGATTATGCATAGGGTTGTTGGACATAAAGGTGGGTATTTGATGGATCAGGATGCTGATGTGTATGGGGTGAGTGAGGAAATGGATAATGAAGGGTTTGGTTTGATGGGGAAAGATGAAGGGGATTTGCAGTTTTCGGTTTTGCAACAGGTGCAGGAGTTGAGAGTTGAAGTTGGGATGTTGGAAGGGAGGGTTTCAAAGATTCCGCAGGAGTTGTTGGGTTCGGTCTCGAGAGATTTGTTTGATGTTGTGAATAGAATTAGGAGTATAGGGGAAGTGGGTTTGAAGCCTATGGGGTTACTTCCGACGGATAAGTCACATGCAGATGATGTCTTGGTTGGGGATAATGATCTTGCAAACTGGAGTAATCATCATCATGAAAGGATTTACGGGGATGACAAGGATACTGAGCTGATTGAGGACGATGAAGATAGTTTCGGACGCACATTGGGGGAAGTTGTTTCTTGGGGGGACCATATCAGGACAGAGTGTAGAAGTCAGAAGGATTTGATAAATGAAACTTGTAAGCCTGAAAAGTGGTTGAAGTGTAGTGACTTTGATGAGAAGAGCATCCTTGATTGTGAAGATACTAAACTAACCAAGCCCATCAGACACGACGAGGCTATAGTTTCAGATGTAGGTCTTGGTTCTATACATGTTGATAGTTTCTACCAAGACAATCCTAAATGGTATGATTCTCCTTGTGCTTTGGGAACCGGTGCAGATTGTGAGGATACTGGATTCCGTCATGGAGAGATTTTATAA